From a single Callithrix jacchus isolate 240 chromosome 5, calJac240_pri, whole genome shotgun sequence genomic region:
- the SREBF1 gene encoding sterol regulatory element-binding protein 1 isoform X4, whose protein sequence is MDELPFSEAVLEQALSEPCDLDAALLTDIEDMLQLINNQDSDFPGLFDPPYAGGEAGSTDPASPDPSSPASLSPPPATLSSSLEGFLSGPEAAPSPLSPPQPAPAPLKMYPPVPTFSPGPGIKEESVPLSILQPPTPQPLPGALLPQSFPAPAPPQFSSTPVLGYPSPAGSFSKGSPPGSTQQPLPGLPLASPPGVPPVSLHTQVQSAAPQQLLTVTAAPTAAPATTTVTSQIQQVPVLLQPHFIKADSLLLTTMKTDGATVKAAGLGPLVSGATVQTGPLPTLVSGGTILATVPLVVDADKLPINRLAAGSKAPGSAQSRGEKRTAHNAIEKRYRSSINDKIIELKDLVVGTEAKLNKSAVLRKAIDYIRFLQHSNQKLKQENLSLRTAVHKSKSLKDLVLACGGGGSTDVLMEGVKTEVEDTLTPPPSDAGSPFQSSPLSLGSRGSGSGGSGSDSEPDSPVFDDSQQAKPEQRPTAHSGGMLDRSRLALCTLVFLCLSCNPLASLLGARGLPSPSETTSIYHIPGRNVLGTESRDGPGWAQWLLPPVVWLLNGLLVLVSLVLLFVYGEPVTRPHSDPAVHFWRHRKQADLDLARVRGWPWQSGQGPRLRRCCVSACSLLPVHTMKILAFPCICRPPLTLQSLLCTALLSCGAAALNSLSHLEITHLQGDFAQAAQQLWLALRALGRPLPTSHLDLACSLLWNLIRHLLQRLWVGRWLAGRAGGLQRDCSLRVDARASARDAALVYHKLHQLHTMGKYTGGHLTATNLALSALNLAECAGDAVSVVTLAEIYVVAALRVKTSLPRALHFLTRFFLSSARQVCLAQSGSVPLAMQWLCHPVGHRFFVDGDWAVLSTPRESLYSLAGNPVDPLAQVTQLFREHLLERALNCVAQPNPSPGSADGDKEFSDALGYLQLLNSCSDAAGAPTCSFSISSSMATTTGVDPVAKWWASLTAVVIHWLRRDEEAAEQLCPLVEHLPRVLQESERPLPRAALHSFKAARALLGCAKAESGPASLTICEKASGYLQDSLATTPAGSSLDKAVQLFLCDLLLVVRTSLWHQQQPPAPAPAGQGASSGPQASALELRGFQRDLSSLRRLAQSFRPAMRRVFLHEATARLMAGASPARTHQLLDRSLRRRAGPGGKGGVATELEPRPTRREHAEALLLASCYLPPGFLSAPGQRIGMLAEAARTLEKLGDRRLLHDCQQMLMRLGGGTTVTYS, encoded by the exons ACATGCTTCAGCTTATCAACAACCAAGACAGTGACTTCCCTGGCCTGTTTGACCCACCCTATGCTGGGGGTGAGGCAGGGAGTACGGACCCTGCCAGCCCCGATCCCAGCTCCCCAGCCAGCTTGTCTCCACCTCCTGCTACACTGAGCTCCTCCCTCGAAGGCTTCCTGAGTGGGCCGGAGGCAGCACCCTCGcccctgtcccctccccagcctgcACCTGCTCCATTGAAGATGTACCCGCCTGTGCCCACTTTCTCCCCTGGGCCTGGTATCAAGGAAGAGTCAGTGCCACTGAGCATCCtgcagccccccaccccacagccccTGCCCGGGGCCCTCCTGCCGCAGAGCTTCCCAGCCCCGGCCCCTCCGCAGTTCAGCTCCACCCCTGTGTTGGGCTACCCCAGCCCTGCCGGCAGCTTCTCCAAAG GGAGCCCTCCCGGGAGCACCCAGCAGCCGCTGCCTGGCCTGCCACTGGCTTCCCCGCCAGGAGTTCCGCCCGTCTCCTTGCACACCCAGGTCCAGAGTGCAGCCCCCCAGCAGCTACTGACAGTCACAGCTGCCCCCACGGCAGCCCCTGCAACGACCACTGTGACCTCGCAGATCCAGCAGGTTCCG GTCCTGCTGCAGCCCCACTTCATCAAGGCAGACTCACTGCTTCTGACAACCATGAAGACAGATGGAGCCACTGTGAAGGCGGCGGGTCTCGGCCCCCTGGTCTCTGGTGCCACTGTACAGACAGGGCCTTTGCCG ACTCTGGTGAGTGGCGGAACCATCTTGGCAACAGTGCCGCTGGTCGTAGATGCGGACAAGCTGCCCATCAACCGGCTGGCAGCTGGCAGCAAGGCCCCGGGCTCAGCCCAGAGCCGTGGAGAGAAGCGCACAGCCCACAATGCCATTGAGAAGCGCTACCGCTCCTCCATCAATGACAAAATCATCGAGCTCAAGGACCTGGTGGTGGGCACTGAGGCAAAG CTGAATAAATCTGCTGTCTTGCGCAAGGCCATCGACTACATCCGCTTTCTACAACACAGCAACCAGAAACTCAAGCAGGAGAACCTGAGTCTGCGCACTGCTGTCCACAAAAGCA AATCTCTGAAGGACCTGGTGTTGGCCTGTGGCGGTGGAGGGAGCACAGATGTGCTCATGGAGGGTGTGAAGACGGAGGTGGAGGACACACTGACCCCACCCCCCTCAGATGCCGGCTCACCCTTCCAGAGCAGCCCCTTGTCCCTTGGCAGCAGGGGCAGCGGCAGCGGTGGCAGTGGCAGTGACTCGGAGCCTGACAGCCCCGTCTTTGATGACAGCCAG CAGGCAAAGCCGGAGCAGCGGCCGACTGCACACAGTGGGGGCATGCTGGACCGCTCCCGCCTCGCCCTGTGCACACTCGTCTTCCTCTGCCTGTCCTGCAACCCCTTGGCCTCCTTGCTGGGGGCCCGAGGGCTTCCCAGCCCCTCAGAAACCACCAGCATCTACCACATCCCTGGGCGCAACGTGCTGGGCACCGAGAGCCGAG ATGGCCCTGGTTGGGCCCAGTGGCTGCTGCCCCCCGTGGTCTGGCTGCTCAATGGGCTGCTGGTGCTGGTCTCCTTGGTGCTTCTCTTTGTCTACGGAGAGCCAGTCACGCGGCCCCACTCAGACCCCGCTGTGCACTTCTGGAGGCATCGCAAGCAGGCCGACCTGGACCTGGCCCGGGTAAGGGGGTGGCCCTGGCAGAGTGGGCAGGGCCCCAGGCTGAGAAGGTGCTGCGTGTCAGCCTGTTCCCTGCTCCCTGTGCACACCATGAAGATCCTGGCCTTCCCGTGCATCTGCAGACCCCCACTGACCCTCCAGAGCCTGCTGTGTACAGCTCTTCTGAGCTGTGGGGCAGCTGCTCTGAACTCACTTTCTCACCTGGAAATCACTCATCTGCAGGGGGACTTTGCCCAGGCTGCCCAACAGTTGTGGCTGGCCCTGCGGGCGCTGGGCCggcccctgcccacctcccacctGGACCTGGCATGTAGCCTCCTCTGGAACCTCATCCGTCACCTGCTGCAGCGTCTCTGGGTGGGCCGCTGGCTGGCAGGCCGAGCAGGGGGCCTGCAGAGGGACTGCTCTCTGCGGGTGGATGCTCGTGCCAGTGCCCGAGATGCGGCCCTGGTCTACCATAAGCTGCACCAGCTGCACACCATGG GGAAGTACACAGGTGGGCATCTCACTGCCACCAACCTGGCGCTGAGTGCCCTGAACCTGGCAGAGTGTGCAGGGGATGCCGTGTCTGTGGTGACGCTGGCCGAGATCTATGTGGTAGCTGCATTGAGAGTGAAGACCAGTCTTCCGAGGGCCTTGCATTTTCTGACA CGTTTCTTCCTGAGCAGCGCTCGCCAGgtctgcctggcacagagtggctCAGTGCCCCTTGCCATGCAGTGGCTCTGCCACCCAGTGGGCCATCGTTTCTTCGTGGATGGGGACTGGGCCGTGCTCAGCACCCCACGGGAGAGCCTGTACAGCTTGGCTGGGAACCCAG TGGACCCCCTGGCCCAGGTGACTCAGCTATTCCGGGAACATCTCTTGGAGCGAGCACTGAACTGTGTGGCCCAGCCCAACCCCAGTCCTGGGTCAGCTGATGGGGACAA GGAATTCTCGGATGCCCTCGGGTACCTGCAGCTGTTGAACAGCTGTTCTGATGCCGCTGGAGCTCCcacctgcagcttctccatcagttCCAgcatggccaccaccactg GGGTAGACCCGGTGGCCAAGTGGTGGGCCTCTCTGACAGCCGTGGTGATCCACTGGCTGCGGCGGGACGAGGAGGCGGCTGAGCAGCTGTGCCCGCTGGTGGAGCACCTGCCCCGGGTGCTGCAGGAGTCTGA GAGACCCCTGCCCAGGGCGGCTCTGCACTCATTCAAGGCTGCCCGGGCCCTCCTGGGCTGTGCCAAGGCAGAGTCTGGCCCAGCCAGCCTGACCATCTGTGAGAAGGCCAGTGGGTACCTTCAGGACAGCCTGGCTACCACACCAGCCGGCAGCTCCCTTGACAAG GCCGTGCAGCTGTTCCTGTGTGACCTACTCCTCGTGGTGCGTACCAGCCTGTGGCACCAGCAGCagcccccggccccggccccagcAGGCCAGGGTGCCAGCAGCGGGCCCCAGGCTTCCGCGCTTGAGCTCCGTGGTTTCCAGCGGGACCTGAGCAGCTTGAGGCGGCTGGCACAGAGCTTCCGGCCTGCCATGCGGAGG GTGTTCCTACATGAAGCCACGGCCCGGCTGATGGCGGGGGCCAGCCCCGCACGAACACACCAGCTCCTGGACCGCAGTCTGAGGCGGCGGGCAGGCCCTGGCGGCAAAGGAG GCGTGGCGACGGAGCTGGAGCCGCGGCCCACGCGGCGGGAGCACGCGGAGGCCTTGCTGCTGGCCTCCTGCTACCTGCCCCCCGGCTTCCTGTCGGCGCCCGGGCAGCGCATTGGCATGCTGGCTGAGGCGGCGCGAACGCTTGAGAAGCTCGGCGATCGCCGGCTGCTGCACGACTGTCAGCAGATGCTCATGCGCCTGGGTGGTGGGACCACTGTCACTTACAGCTAG
- the SREBF1 gene encoding sterol regulatory element-binding protein 1 isoform X11 produces the protein MDELPFSEAVLEQALSEPCDLDAALLTDIEDMLQLINNQDSDFPGLFDPPYAGGEAGSTDPASPDPSSPASLSPPPATLSSSLEGFLSGPEAAPSPLSPPQPAPAPLKMYPPVPTFSPGPGIKEESVPLSILQPPTPQPLPGALLPQSFPAPAPPQFSSTPVLGYPSPAGSFSKGSPPGSTQQPLPGLPLASPPGVPPVSLHTQVQSAAPQQLLTVTAAPTAAPATTTVTSQIQQVPVLLQPHFIKADSLLLTTMKTDGATVKAAGLGPLVSGATVQTGPLPTLVSGGTILATVPLVVDADKLPINRLAAGSKAPGSAQSRGEKRTAHNAIEKRYRSSINDKIIELKDLVVGTEAKLNKSAVLRKAIDYIRFLQHSNQKLKQENLSLRTAVHKSKSLKDLVLACGGGGSTDVLMEGVKTEVEDTLTPPPSDAGSPFQSSPLSLGSRGSGSGGSGSDSEPDSPVFDDSQAKPEQRPTAHSGGMLDRSRLALCTLVFLCLSCNPLASLLGARGLPSPSETTSIYHIPGRNVLGTESRDGPGWAQWLLPPVVWLLNGLLVLVSLVLLFVYGEPVTRPHSDPAVHFWRHRKQADLDLARGDFAQAAQQLWLALRALGRPLPTSHLDLACSLLWNLIRHLLQRLWVGRWLAGRAGGLQRDCSLRVDARASARDAALVYHKLHQLHTMGKYTGGHLTATNLALSALNLAECAGDAVSVVTLAEIYVVAALRVKTSLPRALHFLTRFFLSSARQVCLAQSGSVPLAMQWLCHPVGHRFFVDGDWAVLSTPRESLYSLAGNPVDPLAQVTQLFREHLLERALNCVAQPNPSPGSADGDKEFSDALGYLQLLNSCSDAAGAPTCSFSISSSMATTTGVDPVAKWWASLTAVVIHWLRRDEEAAEQLCPLVEHLPRVLQESERPLPRAALHSFKAARALLGCAKAESGPASLTICEKASGYLQDSLATTPAGSSLDKAVQLFLCDLLLVVRTSLWHQQQPPAPAPAGQGASSGPQASALELRGFQRDLSSLRRLAQSFRPAMRRVFLHEATARLMAGASPARTHQLLDRSLRRRAGPGGKGGVATELEPRPTRREHAEALLLASCYLPPGFLSAPGQRIGMLAEAARTLEKLGDRRLLHDCQQMLMRLGGGTTVTYS, from the exons ACATGCTTCAGCTTATCAACAACCAAGACAGTGACTTCCCTGGCCTGTTTGACCCACCCTATGCTGGGGGTGAGGCAGGGAGTACGGACCCTGCCAGCCCCGATCCCAGCTCCCCAGCCAGCTTGTCTCCACCTCCTGCTACACTGAGCTCCTCCCTCGAAGGCTTCCTGAGTGGGCCGGAGGCAGCACCCTCGcccctgtcccctccccagcctgcACCTGCTCCATTGAAGATGTACCCGCCTGTGCCCACTTTCTCCCCTGGGCCTGGTATCAAGGAAGAGTCAGTGCCACTGAGCATCCtgcagccccccaccccacagccccTGCCCGGGGCCCTCCTGCCGCAGAGCTTCCCAGCCCCGGCCCCTCCGCAGTTCAGCTCCACCCCTGTGTTGGGCTACCCCAGCCCTGCCGGCAGCTTCTCCAAAG GGAGCCCTCCCGGGAGCACCCAGCAGCCGCTGCCTGGCCTGCCACTGGCTTCCCCGCCAGGAGTTCCGCCCGTCTCCTTGCACACCCAGGTCCAGAGTGCAGCCCCCCAGCAGCTACTGACAGTCACAGCTGCCCCCACGGCAGCCCCTGCAACGACCACTGTGACCTCGCAGATCCAGCAGGTTCCG GTCCTGCTGCAGCCCCACTTCATCAAGGCAGACTCACTGCTTCTGACAACCATGAAGACAGATGGAGCCACTGTGAAGGCGGCGGGTCTCGGCCCCCTGGTCTCTGGTGCCACTGTACAGACAGGGCCTTTGCCG ACTCTGGTGAGTGGCGGAACCATCTTGGCAACAGTGCCGCTGGTCGTAGATGCGGACAAGCTGCCCATCAACCGGCTGGCAGCTGGCAGCAAGGCCCCGGGCTCAGCCCAGAGCCGTGGAGAGAAGCGCACAGCCCACAATGCCATTGAGAAGCGCTACCGCTCCTCCATCAATGACAAAATCATCGAGCTCAAGGACCTGGTGGTGGGCACTGAGGCAAAG CTGAATAAATCTGCTGTCTTGCGCAAGGCCATCGACTACATCCGCTTTCTACAACACAGCAACCAGAAACTCAAGCAGGAGAACCTGAGTCTGCGCACTGCTGTCCACAAAAGCA AATCTCTGAAGGACCTGGTGTTGGCCTGTGGCGGTGGAGGGAGCACAGATGTGCTCATGGAGGGTGTGAAGACGGAGGTGGAGGACACACTGACCCCACCCCCCTCAGATGCCGGCTCACCCTTCCAGAGCAGCCCCTTGTCCCTTGGCAGCAGGGGCAGCGGCAGCGGTGGCAGTGGCAGTGACTCGGAGCCTGACAGCCCCGTCTTTGATGACAGCCAG GCAAAGCCGGAGCAGCGGCCGACTGCACACAGTGGGGGCATGCTGGACCGCTCCCGCCTCGCCCTGTGCACACTCGTCTTCCTCTGCCTGTCCTGCAACCCCTTGGCCTCCTTGCTGGGGGCCCGAGGGCTTCCCAGCCCCTCAGAAACCACCAGCATCTACCACATCCCTGGGCGCAACGTGCTGGGCACCGAGAGCCGAG ATGGCCCTGGTTGGGCCCAGTGGCTGCTGCCCCCCGTGGTCTGGCTGCTCAATGGGCTGCTGGTGCTGGTCTCCTTGGTGCTTCTCTTTGTCTACGGAGAGCCAGTCACGCGGCCCCACTCAGACCCCGCTGTGCACTTCTGGAGGCATCGCAAGCAGGCCGACCTGGACCTGGCCCGG GGGGACTTTGCCCAGGCTGCCCAACAGTTGTGGCTGGCCCTGCGGGCGCTGGGCCggcccctgcccacctcccacctGGACCTGGCATGTAGCCTCCTCTGGAACCTCATCCGTCACCTGCTGCAGCGTCTCTGGGTGGGCCGCTGGCTGGCAGGCCGAGCAGGGGGCCTGCAGAGGGACTGCTCTCTGCGGGTGGATGCTCGTGCCAGTGCCCGAGATGCGGCCCTGGTCTACCATAAGCTGCACCAGCTGCACACCATGG GGAAGTACACAGGTGGGCATCTCACTGCCACCAACCTGGCGCTGAGTGCCCTGAACCTGGCAGAGTGTGCAGGGGATGCCGTGTCTGTGGTGACGCTGGCCGAGATCTATGTGGTAGCTGCATTGAGAGTGAAGACCAGTCTTCCGAGGGCCTTGCATTTTCTGACA CGTTTCTTCCTGAGCAGCGCTCGCCAGgtctgcctggcacagagtggctCAGTGCCCCTTGCCATGCAGTGGCTCTGCCACCCAGTGGGCCATCGTTTCTTCGTGGATGGGGACTGGGCCGTGCTCAGCACCCCACGGGAGAGCCTGTACAGCTTGGCTGGGAACCCAG TGGACCCCCTGGCCCAGGTGACTCAGCTATTCCGGGAACATCTCTTGGAGCGAGCACTGAACTGTGTGGCCCAGCCCAACCCCAGTCCTGGGTCAGCTGATGGGGACAA GGAATTCTCGGATGCCCTCGGGTACCTGCAGCTGTTGAACAGCTGTTCTGATGCCGCTGGAGCTCCcacctgcagcttctccatcagttCCAgcatggccaccaccactg GGGTAGACCCGGTGGCCAAGTGGTGGGCCTCTCTGACAGCCGTGGTGATCCACTGGCTGCGGCGGGACGAGGAGGCGGCTGAGCAGCTGTGCCCGCTGGTGGAGCACCTGCCCCGGGTGCTGCAGGAGTCTGA GAGACCCCTGCCCAGGGCGGCTCTGCACTCATTCAAGGCTGCCCGGGCCCTCCTGGGCTGTGCCAAGGCAGAGTCTGGCCCAGCCAGCCTGACCATCTGTGAGAAGGCCAGTGGGTACCTTCAGGACAGCCTGGCTACCACACCAGCCGGCAGCTCCCTTGACAAG GCCGTGCAGCTGTTCCTGTGTGACCTACTCCTCGTGGTGCGTACCAGCCTGTGGCACCAGCAGCagcccccggccccggccccagcAGGCCAGGGTGCCAGCAGCGGGCCCCAGGCTTCCGCGCTTGAGCTCCGTGGTTTCCAGCGGGACCTGAGCAGCTTGAGGCGGCTGGCACAGAGCTTCCGGCCTGCCATGCGGAGG GTGTTCCTACATGAAGCCACGGCCCGGCTGATGGCGGGGGCCAGCCCCGCACGAACACACCAGCTCCTGGACCGCAGTCTGAGGCGGCGGGCAGGCCCTGGCGGCAAAGGAG GCGTGGCGACGGAGCTGGAGCCGCGGCCCACGCGGCGGGAGCACGCGGAGGCCTTGCTGCTGGCCTCCTGCTACCTGCCCCCCGGCTTCCTGTCGGCGCCCGGGCAGCGCATTGGCATGCTGGCTGAGGCGGCGCGAACGCTTGAGAAGCTCGGCGATCGCCGGCTGCTGCACGACTGTCAGCAGATGCTCATGCGCCTGGGTGGTGGGACCACTGTCACTTACAGCTAG
- the SREBF1 gene encoding sterol regulatory element-binding protein 1 isoform X9 — MDELPFSEAVLEQALSEPCDLDAALLTDIEDMLQLINNQDSDFPGLFDPPYAGGEAGSTDPASPDPSSPASLSPPPATLSSSLEGFLSGPEAAPSPLSPPQPAPAPLKMYPPVPTFSPGPGIKEESVPLSILQPPTPQPLPGALLPQSFPAPAPPQFSSTPVLGYPSPAGSFSKGSPPGSTQQPLPGLPLASPPGVPPVSLHTQVQSAAPQQLLTVTAAPTAAPATTTVTSQIQQVPVLLQPHFIKADSLLLTTMKTDGATVKAAGLGPLVSGATVQTGPLPTLVSGGTILATVPLVVDADKLPINRLAAGSKAPGSAQSRGEKRTAHNAIEKRYRSSINDKIIELKDLVVGTEAKLNKSAVLRKAIDYIRFLQHSNQKLKQENLSLRTAVHKSKSLKDLVLACGGGGSTDVLMEGVKTEVEDTLTPPPSDAGSPFQSSPLSLGSRGSGSGGSGSDSEPDSPVFDDSQAKPEQRPTAHSGGMLDRSRLALCTLVFLCLSCNPLASLLGARGLPSPSETTSIYHIPGRNVLGTESRDGPGWAQWLLPPVVWLLNGLLVLVSLVLLFVYGEPVTRPHSDPAVHFWRHRKQADLDLARGDFAQAAQQLWLALRALGRPLPTSHLDLACSLLWNLIRHLLQRLWVGRWLAGRAGGLQRDCSLRVDARASARDAALVYHKLHQLHTMGKYTGGHLTATNLALSALNLAECAGDAVSVVTLAEIYVVAALRVKTSLPRALHFLTRFFLSSARQVCLAQSGSVPLAMQWLCHPVGHRFFVDGDWAVLSTPRESLYSLAGNPVDPLAQVTQLFREHLLERALNCVAQPNPSPGSADGDKEFSDALGYLQLLNSCSDAAGAPTCSFSISSSMATTTGEHPAPVLLPSQSWCSMAEGSGDPLSSAGVDPVAKWWASLTAVVIHWLRRDEEAAEQLCPLVEHLPRVLQESERPLPRAALHSFKAARALLGCAKAESGPASLTICEKASGYLQDSLATTPAGSSLDKAVQLFLCDLLLVVRTSLWHQQQPPAPAPAGQGASSGPQASALELRGFQRDLSSLRRLAQSFRPAMRRVFLHEATARLMAGASPARTHQLLDRSLRRRAGPGGKGGVATELEPRPTRREHAEALLLASCYLPPGFLSAPGQRIGMLAEAARTLEKLGDRRLLHDCQQMLMRLGGGTTVTYS; from the exons ACATGCTTCAGCTTATCAACAACCAAGACAGTGACTTCCCTGGCCTGTTTGACCCACCCTATGCTGGGGGTGAGGCAGGGAGTACGGACCCTGCCAGCCCCGATCCCAGCTCCCCAGCCAGCTTGTCTCCACCTCCTGCTACACTGAGCTCCTCCCTCGAAGGCTTCCTGAGTGGGCCGGAGGCAGCACCCTCGcccctgtcccctccccagcctgcACCTGCTCCATTGAAGATGTACCCGCCTGTGCCCACTTTCTCCCCTGGGCCTGGTATCAAGGAAGAGTCAGTGCCACTGAGCATCCtgcagccccccaccccacagccccTGCCCGGGGCCCTCCTGCCGCAGAGCTTCCCAGCCCCGGCCCCTCCGCAGTTCAGCTCCACCCCTGTGTTGGGCTACCCCAGCCCTGCCGGCAGCTTCTCCAAAG GGAGCCCTCCCGGGAGCACCCAGCAGCCGCTGCCTGGCCTGCCACTGGCTTCCCCGCCAGGAGTTCCGCCCGTCTCCTTGCACACCCAGGTCCAGAGTGCAGCCCCCCAGCAGCTACTGACAGTCACAGCTGCCCCCACGGCAGCCCCTGCAACGACCACTGTGACCTCGCAGATCCAGCAGGTTCCG GTCCTGCTGCAGCCCCACTTCATCAAGGCAGACTCACTGCTTCTGACAACCATGAAGACAGATGGAGCCACTGTGAAGGCGGCGGGTCTCGGCCCCCTGGTCTCTGGTGCCACTGTACAGACAGGGCCTTTGCCG ACTCTGGTGAGTGGCGGAACCATCTTGGCAACAGTGCCGCTGGTCGTAGATGCGGACAAGCTGCCCATCAACCGGCTGGCAGCTGGCAGCAAGGCCCCGGGCTCAGCCCAGAGCCGTGGAGAGAAGCGCACAGCCCACAATGCCATTGAGAAGCGCTACCGCTCCTCCATCAATGACAAAATCATCGAGCTCAAGGACCTGGTGGTGGGCACTGAGGCAAAG CTGAATAAATCTGCTGTCTTGCGCAAGGCCATCGACTACATCCGCTTTCTACAACACAGCAACCAGAAACTCAAGCAGGAGAACCTGAGTCTGCGCACTGCTGTCCACAAAAGCA AATCTCTGAAGGACCTGGTGTTGGCCTGTGGCGGTGGAGGGAGCACAGATGTGCTCATGGAGGGTGTGAAGACGGAGGTGGAGGACACACTGACCCCACCCCCCTCAGATGCCGGCTCACCCTTCCAGAGCAGCCCCTTGTCCCTTGGCAGCAGGGGCAGCGGCAGCGGTGGCAGTGGCAGTGACTCGGAGCCTGACAGCCCCGTCTTTGATGACAGCCAG GCAAAGCCGGAGCAGCGGCCGACTGCACACAGTGGGGGCATGCTGGACCGCTCCCGCCTCGCCCTGTGCACACTCGTCTTCCTCTGCCTGTCCTGCAACCCCTTGGCCTCCTTGCTGGGGGCCCGAGGGCTTCCCAGCCCCTCAGAAACCACCAGCATCTACCACATCCCTGGGCGCAACGTGCTGGGCACCGAGAGCCGAG ATGGCCCTGGTTGGGCCCAGTGGCTGCTGCCCCCCGTGGTCTGGCTGCTCAATGGGCTGCTGGTGCTGGTCTCCTTGGTGCTTCTCTTTGTCTACGGAGAGCCAGTCACGCGGCCCCACTCAGACCCCGCTGTGCACTTCTGGAGGCATCGCAAGCAGGCCGACCTGGACCTGGCCCGG GGGGACTTTGCCCAGGCTGCCCAACAGTTGTGGCTGGCCCTGCGGGCGCTGGGCCggcccctgcccacctcccacctGGACCTGGCATGTAGCCTCCTCTGGAACCTCATCCGTCACCTGCTGCAGCGTCTCTGGGTGGGCCGCTGGCTGGCAGGCCGAGCAGGGGGCCTGCAGAGGGACTGCTCTCTGCGGGTGGATGCTCGTGCCAGTGCCCGAGATGCGGCCCTGGTCTACCATAAGCTGCACCAGCTGCACACCATGG GGAAGTACACAGGTGGGCATCTCACTGCCACCAACCTGGCGCTGAGTGCCCTGAACCTGGCAGAGTGTGCAGGGGATGCCGTGTCTGTGGTGACGCTGGCCGAGATCTATGTGGTAGCTGCATTGAGAGTGAAGACCAGTCTTCCGAGGGCCTTGCATTTTCTGACA CGTTTCTTCCTGAGCAGCGCTCGCCAGgtctgcctggcacagagtggctCAGTGCCCCTTGCCATGCAGTGGCTCTGCCACCCAGTGGGCCATCGTTTCTTCGTGGATGGGGACTGGGCCGTGCTCAGCACCCCACGGGAGAGCCTGTACAGCTTGGCTGGGAACCCAG TGGACCCCCTGGCCCAGGTGACTCAGCTATTCCGGGAACATCTCTTGGAGCGAGCACTGAACTGTGTGGCCCAGCCCAACCCCAGTCCTGGGTCAGCTGATGGGGACAA GGAATTCTCGGATGCCCTCGGGTACCTGCAGCTGTTGAACAGCTGTTCTGATGCCGCTGGAGCTCCcacctgcagcttctccatcagttCCAgcatggccaccaccactggtGAGCACCCGGCCCCTGTCCTGCTCCCTTCTCAGTCATGGTGCAGCATGGCTGAGGGCTCAGGGGACCCTCTGTCTTCTGCAGGGGTAGACCCGGTGGCCAAGTGGTGGGCCTCTCTGACAGCCGTGGTGATCCACTGGCTGCGGCGGGACGAGGAGGCGGCTGAGCAGCTGTGCCCGCTGGTGGAGCACCTGCCCCGGGTGCTGCAGGAGTCTGA GAGACCCCTGCCCAGGGCGGCTCTGCACTCATTCAAGGCTGCCCGGGCCCTCCTGGGCTGTGCCAAGGCAGAGTCTGGCCCAGCCAGCCTGACCATCTGTGAGAAGGCCAGTGGGTACCTTCAGGACAGCCTGGCTACCACACCAGCCGGCAGCTCCCTTGACAAG GCCGTGCAGCTGTTCCTGTGTGACCTACTCCTCGTGGTGCGTACCAGCCTGTGGCACCAGCAGCagcccccggccccggccccagcAGGCCAGGGTGCCAGCAGCGGGCCCCAGGCTTCCGCGCTTGAGCTCCGTGGTTTCCAGCGGGACCTGAGCAGCTTGAGGCGGCTGGCACAGAGCTTCCGGCCTGCCATGCGGAGG GTGTTCCTACATGAAGCCACGGCCCGGCTGATGGCGGGGGCCAGCCCCGCACGAACACACCAGCTCCTGGACCGCAGTCTGAGGCGGCGGGCAGGCCCTGGCGGCAAAGGAG GCGTGGCGACGGAGCTGGAGCCGCGGCCCACGCGGCGGGAGCACGCGGAGGCCTTGCTGCTGGCCTCCTGCTACCTGCCCCCCGGCTTCCTGTCGGCGCCCGGGCAGCGCATTGGCATGCTGGCTGAGGCGGCGCGAACGCTTGAGAAGCTCGGCGATCGCCGGCTGCTGCACGACTGTCAGCAGATGCTCATGCGCCTGGGTGGTGGGACCACTGTCACTTACAGCTAG